A genomic segment from Peribacillus sp. ACCC06369 encodes:
- the sleB gene encoding spore cortex-lytic enzyme, with protein MKGISSKWKWLLLFSCITICFGIYPEARTSAFSSQVIQKGAVGDDVIELQARLQNIGYYNGKIDGAYGWGTYWALRNFQQDFGLPIDGFAGTSTKQKLANASNFNKKFVHEQINKGNEFTYYGGVPIENQVKVKANGSKSGGGTPGKAPSKTATSANLPGGYSQNDIQLMANAVYGEARGEPYTGQVAVAAVILNRVESAAFPNTISGVIFEPGAFTAVADGQIWLTPNERAKEAVVDAINGWDPTGNAEYYFNPATATSKWIWSREQIKRIGKHIFCK; from the coding sequence ATGAAAGGAATTTCGTCAAAATGGAAATGGCTTTTGCTGTTTTCGTGTATTACTATTTGTTTCGGAATTTACCCGGAAGCAAGAACAAGTGCCTTTTCGAGCCAAGTCATTCAAAAAGGTGCGGTTGGCGATGATGTAATTGAACTGCAGGCACGCTTACAAAACATCGGATACTATAATGGAAAGATTGATGGAGCCTATGGATGGGGCACTTATTGGGCACTTCGAAACTTTCAACAAGATTTCGGGCTTCCAATCGATGGCTTTGCAGGGACTTCAACAAAACAGAAGTTGGCGAATGCATCTAATTTCAATAAAAAATTTGTTCACGAACAGATCAATAAAGGGAACGAGTTCACCTATTATGGGGGAGTACCCATTGAAAACCAGGTGAAAGTGAAAGCGAATGGATCCAAGTCTGGTGGAGGCACACCTGGAAAAGCCCCTTCCAAAACAGCGACATCAGCCAATCTTCCAGGAGGATATTCTCAAAACGATATTCAGCTGATGGCCAATGCCGTTTATGGGGAGGCGCGAGGGGAGCCGTATACAGGTCAGGTTGCCGTTGCGGCTGTAATACTGAATAGGGTGGAAAGTGCAGCTTTTCCGAATACCATTTCGGGCGTGATTTTTGAACCTGGAGCCTTTACGGCTGTTGCGGATGGACAGATTTGGCTGACACCAAACGAAAGGGCAAAAGAAGCCGTGGTGGATGCCATCAATGGTTGGGATCCAACCGGTAATGCAGAATATTATTTTAATCCCGCTACGGCAACGAGCAAATGGATTTGGTCAAGAGAACAAATTAAAAGAATCGGAAAACATATCTTTTGTAAGTAA
- a CDS encoding MerR family transcriptional regulator translates to MQEGKYNIKAVSKLLDIQPGTLRAWERRYKFIEPVRNESGHRLYTEKHLQILKWLINKTEQGFTISQAVSLLESTGYLATGVPETNRKDEQTTKLSDELIEALLNFNENKAHMLISQAFSMYTIEHTIVDLLGSILVQIGDKWEKGEITSAHEHFASNILKSRISSVMHTIPTNGFLPKALTVCAPGEKHEFGLLVFTIFLKRKGYETIYLGESIADKDLFTVLNIIRPSYLFMSCSLKENLDRTFRLVEELMKDFPDLKVGLGGAALSLISEENRTAFSGVLMGDTQSKWEEWLKG, encoded by the coding sequence ATGCAAGAAGGTAAATATAATATAAAGGCAGTTTCAAAACTGCTAGACATTCAGCCAGGAACCCTAAGGGCGTGGGAAAGGCGCTATAAATTTATCGAACCTGTCAGGAATGAATCAGGGCACCGGCTGTATACAGAAAAACATCTGCAAATCCTTAAATGGCTCATCAATAAAACAGAGCAAGGTTTTACGATAAGCCAAGCCGTTTCGCTACTTGAAAGTACAGGCTATCTGGCGACTGGAGTTCCTGAAACGAACCGTAAGGATGAACAAACGACTAAGTTATCGGATGAATTAATTGAAGCTCTATTAAATTTCAATGAAAATAAAGCCCATATGCTGATAAGCCAAGCATTCAGTATGTATACAATCGAACATACCATAGTTGATCTACTCGGTTCAATATTGGTTCAGATAGGGGATAAGTGGGAAAAGGGGGAAATTACTTCCGCTCATGAACACTTTGCTTCGAACATCTTAAAATCCAGGATCAGCTCAGTCATGCATACGATTCCGACTAACGGTTTTCTTCCGAAAGCCCTTACCGTTTGCGCCCCTGGTGAAAAACATGAATTCGGACTGTTGGTCTTTACCATTTTTTTGAAGCGGAAAGGATATGAAACCATTTATTTGGGAGAATCCATCGCGGATAAGGATCTTTTTACCGTTTTAAACATCATTAGACCCTCTTACTTATTCATGTCATGTTCACTAAAAGAGAATCTCGATAGAACATTTAGGCTGGTTGAGGAGTTAATGAAGGATTTCCCGGATTTGAAGGTGGGTCTTGGAGGTGCGGCGCTGAGCCTAATATCCGAAGAGAACCGTACTGCCTTCAGCGGAGTTTTGATGGGGGACACGCAATCGAAATGGGAAGAATGGCTGAAAGGTTAG
- a CDS encoding CPBP family intramembrane glutamic endopeptidase, which produces MKNKQAEIIKQLTDKQLLNNLFLTQIILLTLSIFLGIILFKDRSAFFDLFIFDDLNILLIGIPAGVIVVLFDIFFMKVTPPSYQDDGGINERIFSNLSYPMIFVVALVVAISEELLFRGVLQTHFGLLLTSLIFAAVHYRYLFNWFLFLNVLVLSFFIGFLFEMTNNILVTITAHFLIDFILGILIKSKKQRGLSKKGGDFNESSAEE; this is translated from the coding sequence ATGAAAAATAAGCAAGCTGAAATAATTAAACAACTAACAGATAAACAGTTGCTAAATAATTTGTTTCTTACACAAATTATTCTCTTAACGTTATCCATTTTTTTAGGTATTATTTTATTTAAAGACCGTTCTGCTTTTTTCGACTTATTTATCTTTGATGACCTGAACATTTTGCTGATTGGAATTCCCGCTGGAGTCATTGTCGTGTTATTTGACATTTTCTTTATGAAAGTGACACCACCTTCCTATCAGGATGATGGTGGTATTAACGAACGCATTTTCAGTAATTTGTCATACCCGATGATTTTTGTCGTTGCTTTAGTGGTAGCGATAAGTGAAGAGTTATTATTTCGTGGAGTGTTGCAAACACATTTTGGCTTGCTTCTTACGAGCCTCATTTTTGCAGCTGTTCATTATCGTTACCTTTTTAATTGGTTTTTATTTTTAAATGTTTTGGTTTTGAGCTTCTTTATCGGTTTTCTCTTTGAAATGACCAATAATATCCTGGTGACGATTACGGCACACTTTTTGATTGACTTTATCCTGGGTATTTTAATCAAGAGCAAAAAGCAAAGAGGGTTGAGCAAGAAAGGGGGTGACTTTAATGAGTCGAGTGCAGAAGAGTGA
- a CDS encoding RecQ family ATP-dependent DNA helicase, producing MNIERVLKEKFGFDEFRPGQKEVVESLMSGRHTLAMLPTGSGKSLCYQLPAYLLNKTVLIVSPLLSLMQDQADQLKMSGEKSVLTLNSFLNLNQKRKAFDRLHSYRFIFLSPEMLSLETVIKSLKSIEIGLFVIDEAHCISQWGYDFRPDYLNLGEVRRELNNPLTLALTATATTEVRRDIIGKLNIGQAKETVSSVDRDNIAIIVERKFSYEEKLSRVLELVRKFTGSGIIYFSSKKLAESVTGFLQENGIESVNYYHGGMEQEQRMLIQQQFISGQLKIICATSAFGMGVNKSDVRYVIHFHMPSTMEAYLQEIGRAGRDRKQSVAVLLYSDGDEGLPLHLMEQQLPTDMQIDGVCSFLNASQQIPANLTLSEKEQLSQSFSLNEIQLRFFTQFITGNKDPLYQVAEMKEYCQKRKSGNQEKLNNFLIWIQANECRRSGILDYFEEKQREVNPICCDICGMDAEKMADVWPEVKVDPVNSYSTWKEELAFILLKKENGNEK from the coding sequence ATGAATATAGAACGAGTCCTCAAAGAAAAATTCGGATTTGATGAATTCCGTCCCGGACAAAAAGAAGTGGTTGAATCATTGATGTCCGGCCGTCATACTTTAGCGATGCTGCCAACCGGATCCGGTAAATCATTATGTTACCAGTTGCCGGCCTATCTTTTGAATAAGACTGTCCTAATTGTCTCCCCATTATTATCATTAATGCAGGATCAGGCAGATCAGCTCAAGATGAGTGGCGAAAAAAGTGTTTTGACCCTCAATTCTTTTTTGAATCTAAATCAAAAAAGGAAAGCTTTCGACCGGTTACATAGTTATCGTTTTATCTTTTTATCTCCTGAAATGCTGAGCCTGGAGACTGTGATAAAATCCTTGAAATCTATAGAAATAGGTCTATTCGTCATCGATGAAGCACACTGCATCTCACAATGGGGATATGATTTCCGACCGGATTATTTGAATTTAGGAGAAGTGAGGCGTGAATTGAACAATCCATTGACTCTTGCCCTGACAGCAACTGCAACCACTGAAGTCAGAAGGGATATCATTGGTAAACTCAACATTGGACAAGCCAAGGAAACCGTCTCATCTGTTGACCGCGATAATATTGCAATAATTGTAGAGCGCAAGTTCAGCTACGAAGAGAAACTATCCCGTGTACTGGAGCTTGTCAGGAAATTTACAGGTAGCGGAATTATTTATTTTTCCTCTAAAAAATTGGCGGAATCGGTCACTGGGTTTTTACAGGAAAACGGGATTGAGAGCGTCAATTATTATCACGGTGGCATGGAACAGGAACAAAGGATGCTCATTCAGCAGCAATTCATTTCCGGTCAGTTGAAAATTATATGTGCAACGAGTGCTTTTGGCATGGGTGTAAATAAATCCGATGTCAGGTACGTTATCCATTTTCATATGCCATCCACGATGGAAGCTTATCTTCAGGAGATAGGCAGGGCGGGACGAGATAGGAAGCAAAGTGTGGCTGTCTTATTATATAGTGACGGGGATGAAGGGCTTCCCCTGCATCTGATGGAGCAACAGTTGCCTACGGATATGCAAATCGATGGTGTTTGCTCTTTCCTTAATGCTTCACAACAGATTCCGGCGAATTTGACCCTATCAGAAAAAGAACAGCTGTCTCAATCTTTTTCGTTGAACGAAATCCAGCTTCGTTTTTTTACCCAGTTCATTACAGGAAATAAAGATCCTTTATATCAAGTGGCAGAGATGAAAGAGTATTGTCAAAAGAGGAAATCCGGGAATCAAGAAAAGCTTAATAATTTCCTTATTTGGATACAAGCAAACGAATGTCGCCGTTCAGGAATATTGGACTATTTTGAAGAAAAGCAGCGGGAAGTGAACCCCATTTGCTGTGATATCTGTGGTATGGATGCCGAGAAAATGGCTGATGTATGGCCGGAAGTCAAGGTGGATCCGGTTAATTCCTATTCAACGTGGAAAGAGGAATTGGCTTTTATCTTATTAAAGAAGGAAAATGGGAATGAAAAATAA
- a CDS encoding genetic competence negative regulator gives MKLERLTNNKIKIFLTLDDLIDRGITKEDILGNSFKVHKLFQDMVEEACEELSFKMSGSIAIEIFSLPAQGLIIIVTKDEEELLTDEEEFLDLQVKIDDFPHILYVFNDFEDIVQLSHRLSLQGSLKSTLYHYEGRYYLLIENVKDTTYDTVISLAAEYGHASTLTLCRINEYGTCIIQNEAIHVLITHFS, from the coding sequence ATGAAGCTGGAGCGATTAACTAATAATAAAATCAAGATTTTTTTGACCCTTGATGATTTGATTGATAGAGGTATTACAAAAGAAGATATTTTAGGGAATTCCTTTAAGGTCCACAAGTTATTCCAGGATATGGTTGAAGAAGCGTGCGAAGAACTCAGCTTTAAAATGAGTGGTTCCATTGCAATCGAAATTTTTTCCCTGCCTGCACAGGGATTGATAATCATCGTAACAAAGGACGAAGAGGAACTATTGACAGACGAAGAGGAATTCTTGGATTTGCAGGTGAAAATTGATGACTTCCCCCATATTCTGTATGTTTTCAATGATTTTGAAGATATCGTCCAATTATCTCATCGATTGTCTTTGCAAGGTTCGCTTAAAAGTACTCTTTATCATTATGAGGGAAGATACTATTTACTTATCGAAAATGTTAAAGACACGACCTATGACACGGTCATCTCTTTAGCGGCTGAGTATGGCCATGCATCAACATTGACACTTTGCCGCATCAATGAATATGGAACATGCATAATCCAGAATGAAGCGATACATGTTTTGATCACACACTTCAGTTAG
- a CDS encoding YpbF family protein, which translates to MESTIILLDEKTDQATKQMLQNVVDRKKKFEALKRKHLQSLWATMIVATLFLVYLYLYIVVPYSYSFFSMFSVFVDHFSHFLFLAAAIGLYGYMILIKKKLDKAEKEFQLLRCEIINKSKQLWEKEEEWKSRHKVFEMMKKNYDINLYHENK; encoded by the coding sequence ATGGAATCTACAATCATTTTATTGGATGAAAAAACGGATCAAGCAACTAAACAAATGCTGCAGAATGTCGTGGATCGAAAAAAAAAGTTCGAGGCTCTTAAAAGGAAACACCTTCAAAGCTTATGGGCAACCATGATTGTTGCTACCCTTTTTTTGGTTTATCTTTATTTATATATCGTTGTACCTTATTCTTATTCCTTTTTCAGTATGTTTAGTGTTTTCGTCGACCATTTTAGCCATTTCCTTTTTTTGGCGGCAGCCATAGGGCTATATGGATATATGATATTAATTAAAAAAAAGCTCGATAAAGCAGAAAAGGAGTTTCAGTTGCTTCGCTGTGAAATTATTAATAAAAGTAAGCAGTTATGGGAAAAAGAGGAAGAATGGAAAAGTCGCCATAAGGTTTTTGAAATGATGAAGAAGAATTATGATATTAACTTATATCATGAAAATAAATGA
- a CDS encoding metallophosphoesterase produces MGLGWKEGLRKMLLVSGLFLVIILLVFATIIYMWRMAKQDRLIFQDLFFNDFPEGFGDVRIFFISDLHRRIISDRLIEGARDKADLVIIGGDIRENGVPLERVEKNILKLKELGPLYFVWGNNDYEGDFHELDATLLKHGVKILDNTAVSFESQNGSKIALLGIDDITEERDRLDLALSDCGNEAFRILVSHNPLVKKQLTPEHHISLVLSGHTHGGQIRIFGFGPYQIGSIKKEGDCLYMTSNGYGTSTVPLRLEAKPETHLFTLKRGACTKIGEAVEQTY; encoded by the coding sequence TTGGGATTAGGATGGAAAGAAGGTTTACGAAAGATGTTATTGGTATCTGGATTATTTTTAGTCATCATTCTGCTGGTATTTGCCACGATTATTTACATGTGGCGTATGGCCAAGCAAGATAGGTTGATTTTTCAAGACTTATTTTTCAATGACTTTCCTGAAGGGTTTGGCGATGTTCGGATTTTTTTCATATCAGATCTTCATCGACGGATCATATCGGATAGATTAATTGAGGGAGCACGTGATAAGGCTGATCTGGTGATCATCGGCGGGGACATAAGGGAAAACGGGGTTCCCTTGGAACGTGTGGAAAAAAATATATTGAAATTAAAAGAACTTGGCCCCCTTTATTTTGTTTGGGGAAATAATGATTATGAAGGGGATTTCCATGAGCTTGATGCAACCCTTTTGAAACATGGAGTGAAAATCCTTGATAATACAGCTGTTTCTTTTGAGTCTCAAAATGGCAGCAAAATCGCTCTTCTGGGCATTGATGATATAACGGAAGAACGAGATAGGCTCGATCTTGCGTTGTCGGATTGCGGGAATGAAGCTTTTCGGATTTTGGTGAGTCATAACCCATTGGTTAAGAAACAATTGACTCCGGAACACCATATAAGTCTCGTTCTGTCAGGTCACACCCATGGAGGGCAGATTCGCATATTCGGATTCGGTCCCTATCAGATCGGCAGCATAAAAAAAGAGGGTGACTGTTTGTATATGACGAGTAATGGCTATGGGACAAGTACAGTGCCTTTAAGGCTTGAAGCAAAGCCGGAAACGCACTTATTCACCCTGAAAAGGGGGGCATGCACTAAAATAGGCGAAGCGGTGGAGCAGACCTATTAA
- a CDS encoding asparaginase, which produces MGKISLITTGGTIASKETANGMLASGALTGHELASLCELPNGIGVKVVNLFQISSMSMSFEKMQQLKLAIQKELEDPEVTGIVVTHGTDTLEETAYFLDVTSKDPRPIVLTGSQRSPQEVGTDVYSNLRNSILCAASDLIRDVGVVVVFNERIYSAKYVKKVHASNLQGFESFGYGYLGIIDNDVVSIYQKPLHRECYDIRNRIPRVDIIKCHTGADGIFIDAAVANGAKGIVLEGVGRGQVTPQMVTSIQNAIDNGVTIIMATSAEEGKVYPAYDYEGSAFDLKQRGVILGADYDCKKARIKLAVVLASENSIDETFFKY; this is translated from the coding sequence ATGGGAAAAATATCATTAATTACCACAGGTGGGACTATCGCCAGTAAAGAAACCGCGAATGGTATGTTGGCCTCTGGTGCATTGACTGGCCATGAGTTGGCATCACTTTGCGAATTGCCAAATGGTATCGGGGTTAAAGTGGTTAATCTTTTTCAGATTTCAAGCATGTCCATGTCCTTTGAGAAAATGCAACAGCTTAAATTGGCCATCCAAAAGGAATTGGAGGATCCGGAAGTTACGGGAATTGTCGTGACCCACGGTACGGATACACTGGAGGAAACGGCTTATTTCCTTGATGTCACGAGTAAGGATCCACGTCCAATCGTATTAACCGGATCCCAACGGTCACCTCAAGAGGTGGGAACCGATGTATATTCCAATCTAAGGAATTCGATATTATGCGCTGCAAGTGATCTAATTAGGGATGTTGGCGTAGTTGTCGTTTTTAATGAGCGAATCTATTCAGCAAAGTATGTTAAAAAAGTGCATGCTTCCAATTTGCAGGGATTCGAATCTTTTGGTTATGGATATTTGGGGATAATTGATAATGATGTCGTCAGCATCTATCAAAAACCTTTACATAGGGAGTGTTATGATATTCGGAATCGCATCCCAAGAGTGGATATCATCAAGTGCCACACAGGCGCTGATGGCATCTTTATTGATGCTGCGGTTGCCAACGGTGCGAAAGGCATCGTGCTCGAAGGTGTAGGAAGGGGACAGGTTACTCCACAAATGGTAACTTCCATACAAAATGCAATCGATAATGGAGTAACGATCATCATGGCTACTAGTGCAGAAGAAGGAAAAGTTTACCCAGCTTATGATTATGAAGGCAGCGCATTTGATTTAAAACAACGTGGCGTGATATTAGGTGCTGATTATGACTGCAAGAAGGCTAGAATTAAGTTAGCTGTCGTGCTGGCAAGCGAAAACTCTATAGATGAAACTTTCTTTAAGTACTGA
- the prsW gene encoding glutamic-type intramembrane protease PrsW: MLVMLSAAIAPGLALLSYFYLKDQYETEPISVVVKTFLFGVFLVLPIMFIQYVLETEHILNTDLANAFLWAALLEEFFKWFILIYVIYQHVAFDEPYDGIVYGAAVSLGFATMENILYLLANGVEHAFLRAVLPVSSHALFGVIMGYYLGKAKFSASNNKFYLLLALIIPISLHGVYDYILVSQKFWVYFIMPFMIYLWWLGMKKVKKARLLSDFHAEKLSQNHSLSK; encoded by the coding sequence ATGCTGGTCATGTTGTCAGCGGCCATTGCGCCAGGATTGGCGCTACTGAGCTATTTCTATTTGAAAGATCAATATGAAACCGAACCGATATCGGTTGTGGTCAAAACATTCTTATTCGGTGTCTTTCTTGTTTTGCCGATAATGTTCATACAGTATGTGCTCGAAACGGAACATATCTTGAATACCGATTTAGCTAATGCTTTTTTATGGGCTGCACTGCTTGAAGAATTTTTCAAGTGGTTCATACTCATTTATGTTATTTATCAGCATGTGGCATTCGATGAGCCATATGATGGGATTGTTTACGGAGCTGCAGTCTCCCTTGGATTCGCTACGATGGAAAATATTCTGTACCTGCTAGCCAACGGGGTTGAACATGCATTTCTAAGAGCCGTTCTCCCAGTATCCAGTCACGCTTTGTTCGGTGTGATCATGGGGTATTATTTGGGCAAGGCGAAATTTTCAGCTTCGAATAATAAGTTCTATTTATTATTGGCATTGATCATACCAATTTCATTACATGGGGTTTATGACTATATTTTGGTTTCTCAAAAATTTTGGGTGTACTTCATTATGCCATTTATGATTTACCTATGGTGGTTAGGCATGAAAAAAGTAAAAAAAGCACGATTGTTGTCTGACTTTCATGCAGAAAAACTTTCCCAAAACCATTCCCTTAGCAAATAG
- a CDS encoding Glu/Leu/Phe/Val dehydrogenase encodes MESAKGNSHVNEEEKHDVLRSTQTVIHKALDKLGYPEEVYELLKEPLRLLTVKMPIRMDDGSVKIFTGYRAQHNDAVGPTKGGIRFHPNVTEREVKALSIWMSLKCGIVDLPYGGGKGGIVCDPRNMSFRELERLSRGYVRAISQIVGPTKDIPAPDVFTNSQIMAWMMDEYSRMDEFNSPGFITGKPLVLGGSHGRESATAKGVTICINEAAKKRGIDIKGARVVIQGFGNAGSFLAKFMHDAGAKVIGISDAYGALHDPEGLDIDYLLDRRDSFGTVTKLFKSTISNKELLELDCDILVPAAIENQITEENAADIKAAIVVEAANGPTTIEATQILTDRGILLVPDVLASAGGVTVSYFEWVQNNQGYYWSEEEVDEKLEKILVKSFNNIYELAQSRRVDMRLAAYMIGVRKMAEASRFRGWI; translated from the coding sequence ATGGAATCGGCAAAAGGTAATAGCCATGTAAATGAAGAAGAAAAACACGACGTACTGAGGTCTACCCAAACTGTAATACATAAAGCTTTGGATAAGCTGGGTTACCCGGAAGAAGTTTATGAGCTTTTGAAGGAACCATTGCGTTTATTAACGGTGAAGATGCCAATCCGCATGGATGATGGGTCAGTGAAAATTTTCACGGGTTACCGTGCACAGCATAATGATGCTGTTGGGCCTACAAAAGGTGGTATCCGTTTTCACCCTAATGTAACGGAACGTGAAGTGAAAGCATTATCCATTTGGATGAGTTTAAAATGCGGCATCGTTGATTTACCATATGGCGGGGGTAAAGGCGGTATCGTTTGTGATCCTCGTAATATGTCCTTCCGTGAGTTGGAAAGGCTAAGCCGGGGCTATGTTCGCGCAATTAGCCAAATCGTGGGGCCGACTAAAGATATCCCGGCACCTGATGTATTTACAAATTCTCAGATCATGGCTTGGATGATGGATGAATACAGCCGTATGGATGAATTCAACTCACCAGGATTCATTACGGGTAAACCGCTTGTACTTGGTGGTTCTCATGGCCGTGAATCAGCAACTGCCAAGGGTGTAACGATTTGTATCAATGAAGCTGCCAAGAAACGGGGCATTGATATTAAAGGGGCACGGGTCGTCATTCAAGGTTTTGGTAACGCAGGTAGTTTCTTAGCTAAATTCATGCATGACGCAGGTGCTAAAGTTATTGGTATTTCAGATGCCTATGGTGCTCTACATGATCCTGAAGGACTGGATATCGATTATCTTCTCGATAGGAGAGATAGTTTCGGAACCGTAACGAAATTGTTTAAAAGCACAATTTCAAATAAAGAATTGCTTGAATTGGATTGTGATATTTTAGTTCCGGCTGCAATTGAAAACCAGATCACTGAAGAAAATGCTGCTGATATTAAAGCAGCGATCGTTGTCGAGGCGGCAAACGGACCTACAACAATTGAAGCGACACAAATCCTAACGGATCGTGGAATCCTTCTTGTTCCAGATGTCCTCGCTTCTGCTGGTGGAGTAACGGTTTCTTACTTCGAGTGGGTACAAAATAATCAAGGATATTATTGGTCTGAAGAAGAAGTGGATGAAAAGCTGGAAAAAATCCTTGTGAAATCTTTTAATAATATTTATGAACTTGCACAATCCAGACGTGTTGATATGCGACTTGCGGCTTATATGATTGGCGTAAGGAAAATGGCTGAAGCTTCACGCTTCCGTGGTTGGATCTAA
- a CDS encoding YpdA family putative bacillithiol disulfide reductase, producing the protein MNVEEVIIIGGGPCGLAAAIALKEVGIQSLIIEKGNVVDSIYRYPTHQTFFSSSEKLEIGDTAFIIENRKPVRNQALAYYREVVKRKELRINKFEKVEKVEKREDGKFLVKTSKGDYTALHVIVSTGYYDHPNYMCIPGEQLPKVFHYFKEGHPYFNCDVAVIGGKNSSVDAALELVKSGARVTVLYRGSEYSSSIKPWILPEFESLVRNGTIMMEFNANLDKITEDSVIYHVGEEEKVIKNDFVFAMTGYHPDHSFLASMGINIDKETGRPSYNEETMETNVKGLYIAGVLAAGNNANEIFIENGRFHGGLIAYHLAVKEK; encoded by the coding sequence ATGAATGTTGAAGAAGTCATTATCATAGGTGGGGGCCCTTGTGGATTGGCTGCTGCGATCGCTCTTAAAGAAGTGGGAATTCAGTCCCTGATCATTGAAAAAGGTAATGTGGTGGATTCCATTTACCGTTATCCAACACACCAAACATTTTTCAGTTCAAGCGAAAAACTGGAGATTGGTGATACCGCATTTATTATCGAAAATCGTAAGCCGGTCCGTAATCAAGCGCTAGCCTATTATAGGGAAGTAGTCAAAAGGAAAGAATTGCGAATCAATAAATTCGAAAAAGTGGAAAAAGTGGAAAAACGTGAAGATGGGAAATTTTTAGTCAAGACATCAAAAGGTGACTATACAGCTCTACATGTGATCGTATCGACCGGATACTATGATCATCCAAACTATATGTGCATTCCGGGCGAACAGCTTCCTAAAGTGTTTCATTACTTCAAGGAGGGCCACCCCTACTTTAATTGTGATGTTGCCGTCATCGGTGGTAAAAACTCAAGTGTGGATGCGGCTCTGGAATTGGTCAAATCTGGTGCAAGGGTTACAGTCCTTTATAGAGGATCGGAGTACTCTTCAAGTATCAAACCATGGATTCTCCCGGAATTTGAATCATTAGTCCGCAATGGAACGATTATGATGGAGTTTAATGCGAATTTGGACAAGATAACTGAAGATAGTGTCATATATCATGTAGGTGAAGAGGAAAAAGTTATTAAAAATGATTTTGTGTTTGCCATGACTGGTTACCATCCTGACCATTCCTTTTTGGCTTCAATGGGCATAAATATTGATAAGGAAACTGGAAGGCCTTCATATAACGAGGAAACGATGGAGACGAATGTTAAAGGTCTTTATATTGCAGGAGTTCTGGCAGCCGGAAATAATGCGAATGAAATCTTCATCGAAAATGGCAGGTTCCATGGTGGTTTGATTGCCTATCATTTGGCTGTTAAAGAAAAGTGA
- a CDS encoding LysM peptidoglycan-binding domain-containing protein, with amino-acid sequence MSRVQKSEKENDQAGELRSRIERHKAKSSLPKRSKVHQNKKKKSKVKIKFPMIQLLALFFILLPIGFYSLYTYFQEKPFPVHDPKSDPVVFEENKEDKEAIPTTATAEDLKEKKEKEVAEAKAEEEEKRKAEQKAKAQQEAEEKAKAQQEAEEKAKAQQEAEEKAKAQQIADEKAKAEAAEKKRAAERVQAAKSDKEEYKVVLHTVQGEETLFRISMNYYKSQEGIALIREWNGLNGNEISRGQVLKIPIKK; translated from the coding sequence ATGAGTCGAGTGCAGAAGAGTGAAAAGGAAAACGATCAGGCTGGTGAACTTCGTTCGCGAATTGAACGTCATAAGGCTAAGTCATCATTGCCCAAGCGCAGCAAAGTTCACCAGAATAAAAAGAAAAAAAGTAAAGTGAAGATTAAGTTTCCAATGATACAATTATTAGCATTGTTTTTTATTTTGCTTCCAATTGGATTTTACAGCCTTTATACATATTTTCAGGAAAAACCTTTCCCTGTACATGATCCAAAAAGTGACCCAGTCGTCTTTGAAGAAAATAAGGAAGATAAAGAAGCGATCCCTACTACAGCAACGGCAGAGGATTTAAAGGAAAAGAAAGAAAAAGAAGTAGCTGAGGCTAAAGCAGAGGAAGAAGAAAAGAGAAAAGCCGAACAAAAAGCTAAAGCACAGCAAGAGGCCGAAGAAAAAGCTAAAGCACAGCAAGAGGCCGAAGAAAAAGCTAAAGCACAGCAAGAAGCCGAAGAAAAAGCCAAAGCACAGCAAATAGCTGACGAAAAAGCAAAGGCTGAAGCGGCAGAAAAGAAAAGGGCAGCCGAAAGAGTTCAAGCGGCGAAATCGGATAAAGAGGAATACAAGGTTGTCTTACATACTGTTCAAGGTGAGGAAACATTATTCCGCATTTCCATGAATTACTACAAATCACAGGAAGGCATTGCTCTGATCAGAGAGTGGAATGGTCTGAATGGCAATGAAATTTCCAGGGGTCAGGTTTTGAAAATTCCGATCAAGAAATAA